The Patescibacteria group bacterium genome includes a window with the following:
- a CDS encoding dienelactone hydrolase, producing the protein MNKLTSFLHFHNSKATTLDVILHGGSGGINSPFMQKLFESSKGKGNSVIMFNFPFLERGDDHSSGPELKEELEVLRKMLSIAGFDKFSHIRLIGKSLGGIIASYYLNSLTDEEKKLYEVIVLGYVTGEVKLNEFTGKITIIQGEKDKFGSIEVVKKDMDGAISQSITYHQISNADHSYRNPETKQPIYEDKVIEFLNSL; encoded by the coding sequence ATGAATAAATTGACCAGTTTTTTACATTTCCATAATAGCAAAGCTACTACACTAGATGTAATTTTGCATGGCGGATCCGGGGGTATAAATTCTCCTTTTATGCAAAAATTGTTTGAAAGTTCTAAGGGTAAAGGCAATAGTGTGATTATGTTCAATTTTCCCTTCTTAGAAAGGGGGGATGACCATTCTTCTGGTCCAGAGTTGAAAGAAGAATTGGAGGTACTTAGGAAAATGTTATCGATTGCTGGTTTTGATAAATTTAGTCATATTCGACTTATTGGCAAATCTCTTGGTGGAATTATAGCTAGCTATTATCTAAACAGTTTGACCGATGAAGAAAAAAAACTATATGAAGTAATTGTTCTTGGATATGTAACTGGAGAAGTCAAACTAAATGAATTCACTGGAAAAATCACTATTATCCAAGGAGAAAAAGATAAGTTTGGAAGTATTGAGGTGGTAAAAAAAGATATGGATGGCGCTATATCACAAAGTATAACTTACCACCAAATATCAAATGCGGATCATAGTTACAGAAACCCAGAAACAAAACAACCGATTTATGAGGACAAGGTAATTGAGTTTTTAAATAGTCTTTGA
- a CDS encoding hypothetical protein (possible pseudo, internal stop codon) — protein MALVISKKHYDSYAFDMPENMFKKLMVASKKVAKILEKGLNVKRVAMVMEGMGINHVHIKLYPLHGINKKFQEMWAKDKVWFDKYEGYISTQTGEKVEIKELEKLARRIRTKNS, from the coding sequence ATGGCTCTTGTTATCAGTAAAAAACACTACGACTCCTATGCTTTCGATATGCCAGAAAATATGTTTAAGAAATTAATGGTAGCTTCAAAAAAAGTGGCAAAGATTCTTGAAAAAGGACTAAATGTTAAAAGAGTTGCAATGGTAATGGAAGGAATGGGAATCAATCATGTACACATTAAACTTTATCCACTACATGGAATAAACAAAAAATTCCAAGAAATGTGGGCAAAAGACAAAGTTTGGTTTGATAAATATGAAGGCTATATAAGCACCCAAACAGGAGAAAAAGTAGAAATAAAAGAGCTAGAAAAATTAGCAAGAAGAATTAGAACCAAAAATTCATAA
- a CDS encoding four helix bundle protein, which produces MEVFRFLKFKVYQESKAFNRDIYLLARGWRMKDKSLADQLVRASISVCLDIAEGSAKGTDKDFRRYIQNALGSISEVVSCLDLALSLELLSKEKYLTLVDKALIIAKTAWWPF; this is translated from the coding sequence ATGGAAGTCTTTAGATTTCTAAAATTTAAGGTTTACCAAGAATCTAAAGCATTCAATCGTGATATATATCTTCTCGCAAGAGGTTGGCGTATGAAGGATAAGAGTTTGGCAGATCAATTAGTAAGAGCCTCAATTTCTGTTTGTCTTGATATAGCAGAAGGTTCTGCAAAGGGTACTGATAAGGATTTTAGGAGATATATTCAGAATGCCCTAGGTTCTATTAGTGAAGTTGTTTCTTGTCTTGATCTTGCTTTATCGCTTGAATTATTGTCTAAAGAGAAATATCTAACATTGGTAGATAAAGCTTTGATTATAGCAAAAACAGCTTGGTGGCCTTTCTAA
- a CDS encoding RNA-binding protein, with protein sequence MEDKKKLYVGNLPYSVNADELRKVFSEFGEVIDAVVISDKYSGRSKGFGFVTFATEEAASSAVEKMNGKDMGGRNLVVNVARPPKER encoded by the coding sequence TTGGAAGATAAAAAGAAGCTGTATGTAGGCAATTTGCCTTACTCTGTTAATGCTGATGAGTTAAGAAAAGTTTTTAGCGAGTTTGGTGAAGTAATTGATGCTGTAGTAATTAGTGATAAATACTCCGGCCGATCAAAAGGTTTTGGTTTTGTTACCTTTGCGACAGAGGAGGCTGCCAGTTCAGCGGTTGAAAAAATGAATGGAAAAGATATGGGAGGTAGAAACTTGGTTGTCAATGTGGCCAGACCTCCAAAGGAGAGATAA
- the dedA gene encoding membrane protein translates to MSFLTGIFEFILHIDTHLGEIISQYGTLTHLILFFIIFAETGFVFTPFLPGDSLLFAAGAFAALGSLHLTWLLLILFAAAVLGDTVNYWIGHFFGQKIVDNPKIPFINQEHIDKTQEFYKKHGGKTIFLARFVPIVRTFAPFVAGVGKMHYGKFISYNIFGGFVWTFVFTLAGYWFGNIPQVREHFSLVVLAIILISVLPIVFEYIKSKRNSKKN, encoded by the coding sequence ATGTCGTTTTTGACAGGAATCTTTGAGTTTATTCTGCATATTGATACCCATTTGGGTGAAATTATTTCCCAATATGGGACATTAACTCATCTAATTCTTTTTTTTATTATTTTTGCTGAAACTGGTTTTGTTTTTACCCCATTTTTGCCTGGAGATTCGCTTCTTTTTGCAGCCGGTGCTTTTGCTGCTTTGGGTTCGCTTCATTTAACTTGGCTTCTTTTGATTCTCTTTGCCGCTGCTGTTTTGGGGGATACTGTCAATTATTGGATAGGGCATTTTTTTGGGCAGAAAATAGTTGATAATCCAAAAATTCCTTTTATTAATCAGGAACATATAGACAAAACTCAGGAATTTTATAAAAAACATGGAGGTAAGACAATTTTCTTAGCAAGATTTGTTCCCATTGTTCGCACTTTTGCTCCTTTTGTAGCAGGAGTGGGCAAGATGCATTATGGAAAATTTATAAGCTACAATATTTTTGGTGGTTTTGTGTGGACTTTTGTTTTTACTCTGGCAGGTTATTGGTTTGGCAATATTCCTCAAGTTAGGGAACATTTTTCTTTAGTGGTTTTGGCAATAATTCTAATTTCTGTTTTGCCTATTGTTTTTGAGTACATAAAGTCAAAAAGAAATAGCAAAAAAAACTGA
- a CDS encoding multifunctional 2',3'-cyclic-nucleotide 2'-phosphodiesterase/5'-nucleotidase/3'-nucleotidase, whose protein sequence is MNTKKFVILHSNDMHGDFLAEVKSETSRTKIRNKKKTLIGGLSLLSGYINKVRKEEENVLYVISGDMLQGSLIDSEWKGCSTIEIMNYLAPDVVAIGNHEVDYGLPHLLFLEKMANFPLVNANLYITKNNRRILTPYIIIKKAGFDILFTGIITEKIMDSIKQDRLIGTFVGVEEASREVGKICNAYKNDDIDLTILLTHIGYESDIKLAKLLKPEWGVDIIIGGHSHTILDKPTKVNNILIAQAGVGTDQIGRFDIVVDDDTNSIVDYRWQLIPINNKIAKPDKKLEEYIYSFKSEVDRKYNVILTKLAKKLTHPKREVETSLGNLIADAFAQSSESDVMLVGSGSIRVKELGPAVNLRDFLACFPYDDVLRRFKVSGADLWRIFEYIMRTENRDGEGECYQVNSKVRAVYSDKLHKLESLMIDGAPVDKTKFYTLCMQGYHFNNCREYLNISQDELMVSGDSKVVSTSAQQVLEEWFKNNQNTSREVEGRLVYE, encoded by the coding sequence ATGAACACCAAGAAATTTGTAATCCTGCATTCAAATGATATGCATGGAGATTTCTTGGCTGAGGTTAAAAGTGAGACTTCAAGAACTAAGATTAGAAATAAGAAAAAGACACTAATTGGTGGCCTTTCGCTTCTTTCAGGTTATATTAATAAGGTTAGGAAAGAGGAGGAAAATGTCTTGTATGTTATCTCAGGCGACATGCTTCAAGGATCTTTAATTGATTCTGAATGGAAAGGTTGCTCCACAATTGAGATTATGAACTATCTTGCCCCTGATGTTGTTGCAATAGGTAACCATGAAGTTGATTATGGTTTGCCACACCTTCTTTTTTTGGAAAAGATGGCGAATTTTCCTTTAGTTAATGCCAATCTTTATATCACCAAAAATAACCGGCGTATCTTGACTCCCTATATCATTATCAAGAAAGCTGGCTTTGATATTCTCTTTACAGGAATTATTACCGAGAAAATTATGGATTCAATAAAGCAGGATAGACTTATTGGCACTTTTGTGGGGGTGGAGGAGGCTAGCCGTGAAGTTGGTAAAATCTGCAATGCCTATAAAAATGATGATATAGATTTGACAATTCTTTTGACTCATATTGGTTATGAGTCTGATATTAAGCTTGCCAAGCTTCTAAAGCCGGAGTGGGGAGTGGATATAATAATTGGTGGCCATTCTCATACAATTTTGGATAAACCGACAAAAGTTAATAATATTCTTATTGCCCAGGCCGGAGTTGGCACGGATCAAATTGGCAGATTTGATATTGTTGTTGATGATGATACCAACAGTATTGTTGATTATAGGTGGCAGTTAATTCCCATAAACAACAAAATTGCCAAACCAGACAAGAAGCTTGAGGAATACATTTATTCTTTCAAGAGTGAGGTTGACAGAAAGTATAATGTCATTTTAACTAAACTTGCCAAAAAATTAACTCATCCCAAGCGTGAAGTAGAAACTTCTCTTGGCAATTTGATCGCTGATGCTTTTGCCCAAAGCAGTGAATCTGATGTTATGCTGGTTGGAAGCGGCTCAATTAGGGTAAAAGAACTGGGGCCTGCTGTCAACCTGAGAGATTTTCTTGCTTGTTTTCCTTATGATGATGTCTTAAGGCGGTTTAAGGTGAGTGGCGCAGATCTCTGGAGGATCTTTGAGTACATTATGAGAACCGAGAACAGGGATGGGGAAGGAGAGTGTTATCAGGTGAATTCAAAAGTTCGTGCAGTTTATTCTGATAAGCTTCATAAACTAGAATCTTTAATGATTGATGGTGCCCCTGTTGACAAGACTAAATTTTATACATTGTGTATGCAGGGTTATCATTTTAATAATTGCCGGGAATATTTAAATATTAGCCAAGATGAACTTATGGTAAGTGGCGATTCTAAAGTTGTCTCCACTTCTGCACAACAGGTGCTGGAGGAGTGGTTTAAAAATAATCAAAATACTTCGCGGGAAGTTGAGGGTAGGTTGGTTTACGAATGA
- a CDS encoding RNA methyltransferase: MEKLKAKDLRKKKADKTLLKKIKRTPIYFILDEILDTYNIGSLFRLADAVAAQKIYLCGNMDFPPSSRIHKAAVGTENWISWEKRDSALEVVKELKNKGVQIISVEQHKNSIPYSQISSHLKFPCAIVVGNETYGVKEEVLKESDLIVELPMLGINHSFNVWGSAAVIAYKILEKIKI; encoded by the coding sequence ATGGAAAAATTAAAAGCAAAAGATTTAAGAAAGAAAAAGGCCGACAAGACCTTGCTTAAAAAAATCAAAAGAACTCCTATCTATTTTATTCTTGATGAAATTCTTGATACTTATAACATTGGATCTTTATTTCGGCTTGCTGATGCAGTTGCCGCCCAAAAAATTTATCTCTGTGGCAATATGGATTTTCCACCCTCATCAAGAATACATAAAGCCGCTGTTGGAACTGAAAACTGGATCAGTTGGGAAAAAAGAGATTCAGCTCTTGAGGTGGTCAAGGAATTAAAAAATAAAGGAGTGCAAATAATATCCGTTGAGCAACACAAAAATTCTATCCCCTACTCCCAAATATCAAGCCATTTAAAATTTCCTTGTGCAATTGTTGTCGGTAATGAAACATATGGTGTCAAAGAAGAAGTTCTAAAAGAATCAGATTTAATAGTTGAACTGCCAATGCTTGGAATTAATCACTCTTTTAATGTTTGGGGTTCAGCTGCGGTTATTGCCTACAAAATACTTGAGAAAATCAAAATCTAA